ATGAACCGTACGGAAGTCAATCCACACTGTTTGACTGGCTGATTCGATGGTCCCGACGCTTTCGCATCGAGACGGAGACAGTCCAACACAATGCAGCTATTGGTGGGTTCCCCTGTTCTGTACCTGAAACAACGCGTCGAATCTTCACCAACCTTGTCTGACCGCACCGAATCTCGTCGATCAGACGGCTAAAAATTAGTCGATCGGCATCATGAGACTCCCACTTCGCCCCCTCCCTCCCATATCGCTCCTCCGGGATTCCAATTGCGTCATCGCCACCATCGCAGACTTCCGATCCCGTCGCTCCCTTCGACACCGAAGCATCGCTTTCCTCGCTCTCTGTGTTTATCATTGCTAGATTCGATTCGGAATCTCGAGTCGGAACCGGTGGCGGCGATGGAGAGAGGAGATCGAACTTGGACGTGTTTGGACACCGATCCGAGCGGCTGGGTTCGCTGATTCAGTGTGAATCTTCGTGGGGACGAGTGGGGTCTGGGATCGAGGGGAGATGCCGCGGCAGGCACCCGAGTTCCGGCGCCCGGCGAGGAGGCGCCTTCCCGGTTGGATGTGGTCGTTACTTGGGATCTCTTTCGTCGTGGGGGTGGTTCTCTTCTTCTTTCAGCACCGCCAGGACCAGCACGCCGCGCCTGTGCAGGTACGACCTCTGCTAGAAATTGTTCCTTTTTTATTCGATTATGAATTGAAGACATTCGTGCTACATAAACAGTCAAAAGAATTGGATCGCGTGATCTAGTTTTTTGGTAACAGCAGTCAGGAAATCCGAACAAGGATTacttataagttctttaattgATGCAGTAGATAGTGAAACCAGGATCAAAGTTAATTAGTAGGAGAGTTCTTGATGAAAACTTGGTGAGCGAAGGAATTTCGTCTCAAACATTAGGTTGGATATCCATGTAGTTGATTCGAAGAAGTTCTTATTTTTCTGGTAGACTGGGGGTCTATTTCTTGCTTACGAACAAGTTGATCATGAATCTTCCATTTGAAGCATGAGAATCAAGTATGGAGTTGATGCTACAATGGGATCAGATGCGAAACCCAAGGGAGGACTTAATGAACAATTTACATTCATCTAGTAAATGATTCTCGTGGCAAAAATCAAGAATGGCAGATTATTAACATTTTGATTGGTTTGAGCAACGTGTCCATTACTAGCCTCAGAAACAGGGTGTATGACTCACGGTTCCCATGAAAAATTTGTGATGTTTACTTCGGGTCGAAGATATGAATTTTATATGGGGAAAAAACCTGTCGCTACTAACAATGTCATGTAAGATAATTGTTTCAAAATTAAGAATTGTATAattaaaagaaggaaaaagaagctCTTCGGTGACACCATGATCGCATCCTGAGGATGAAGTGCTGTCTTTTTTCTGTTTGTGTCCAGCAAAGCATCAGACTAACTACCCAAAAAGATTCACTTTTGCAATTTCTGTGCTACCATTTGATCTGAATATGATATCAAAGGACTAGCATCATCAACATGTGAATTAAatccaagttgcataagacaattTTCTCATAGATTTGCTTGGAAGGAGGCTTGATGAGTGCTTGTACTATCTAAAGTAGTATAATTTCTTATGTATTATTATGGTGGCCAAGTGGATGGTTTATAATGCACTTTGGAGGTAGTAACAAAACAACCATTATTGTGGATATGGAATCCTCGTCAACAATCATAACAACTTTTGTATGTGCGACTGTGTCCATATGACTTCAAAATTGTTCTTTACATAAAAATTATTGGCTTAAATAGGTTGTGGATATATTTCTGAAACTAGTAACctcttcaaatttttctaaaattttacaCTCATGGTAGAACCTGATGTCCAGACTACAAACATGGTTTCTGGAGTTAGCAGTAAACTAACTGTTGCAAAGCTTACTTTCAACAAGTAGTATTAATTATTGAAGCATGCGCACATTGTCTTCTCAATCTTCAGCTATCATTTACCTCCCTCATCAAATTTTTTGTTGAAATGTGATGTTAAAACAATCGTCCGGTCTCTGCCAGTCATATTTGATTGCTAGTTTATTTAAATTGTGTGCTATCTTGATCTTATTATGATTTAATATCTTGCTAAATATGCATGGTGTCATTTGAAGGATGTAAGTGTAGCATGTGCATCCTCTTTCAATTTTCTAGTGGCAGGCTTCTCAGCTGTCTTTTCTTAATTATTTCAGGAGAAGGGCCTGACCAATGAAGAAGTTATGCATATAAGTTTAAATCTCACGCAGGAACTTTTAAGTAGCTCCTCCTTTGCCAGGCAACTTGCTGTTCAGATGACCCTTGCTAAGGCATATGTAGTGATAGCCAAAGAGCATAACAACCTTCAATTTGCTTGGGAACTTAGCTCACAGATAAAGAATTGCCAATGGCTGCTCTCTCAAGCAGCTGTGAGGGGTAAAAATATCACCGAAGAAGAAGCACATCCGATAATCAATCAACTAGCGCAGCTAATATTCAAGGCCCAAGACTTCCATTATGATGTAAGCACCACTATATCAACGTTGAAGAGCCACGCTCTTGCCCTTGAAGAGCGTGCAAATTCAGCAATAGTTCAGAGCGTCCAGTTTGGTCAACTGGCTATGGAAGCTATGTCCAAAAGTCTCCATTGTTTAAGCATGAAGCTAACAGAGGAGTGGTTCAGAAATCCAGCACTTGAAAGATTTTCCGATGAAATGAGGAATTCTCCTCGGCTTGTGGACAACAACCTATACCATTTCTGTATCTTTTCTGACAACGTGCTGGCAACATCTGTTGTCATAAATTCAACTGTCTCGAGTGCTGACCACCCTCAACAGCTTGTGTTTCATGTGGTAACTGATGAGGTTAACTACTGGGCCATGACTACTTGGTTTCTCATGAATGATTTTAGAGGGTGTACAGTAGAAATCCGAAGCATAAAGGAGTTTTCCTGGTTGAATGCCTCTTACTCTCCTCTAATTCGACAGTTATTTCAGGATAGTTTGAAAGACCAAAGTGGGGAAATGAATTTTCAGGATCTAAGATTTGAGTCTCGGTTGAACCACTTGCGTTTCTACATCCCACAGATATTACCACTATTGGAAAAGGTGCTGTTTCTTGATGATGACATTGTGGTGCAGAAGGATCTAACCCCTCTATACACTGTGGAATTGCATGGCAACGTTATGGGAGCTGTGGAGACTTGTCTAGAGGCATTCCATCGGTTGTACAAGTACCTGAATTTTTCCAATCCAATCATCAACTCAAAGTTTGATCCTCAGGCATGTGGATGGGCATTTGGGATGAACATCATTGACCTCATAGCATGGAAAAAGGTAAATGTTACCGCCAAATATCACTACTGGCAGGAACAGAATGCTGATCGGATGCTCTGGAAGGCAGGGACACTTTCTCCTGGCCTCCTCACATTTTATGGATTGATTGAGCCCCTTGACCGGAGATGGCATGTATTAGGACTGGGATATGACAAAGATATTGATGATAGGTTGATTGAGAGTGCAGCTGTTGTGCATTACAATGGGAACATGAAGCCCTGGCTAGAGCTGGCTATCGGAAGATATAAGCATTTATGGGAAAGATACATCAACTTTAGACATCCATCAATTACAGGTTGCATCATGCACTAAGATACATTGGTTCTGACACATGGTTGTCTGGAGATTATCTTTAGTATTCTCATGGTCAAGTTCAGTGCCCATTTTTCAAGCCTTACCTGTTGAAGGAGAAAAGATCGGGCGCTACGACCAGGCAGCATAGATATACTATATCTTGTAGAAATCAATAATTCATTTTGGAAGATGTAATAGTTGCTTGTTAGATCATACATTTTTGGACCACAGTTTTTCAAGGAAACTGGATGATCTAGATGGAATTTCGTAAAAGAAAGATACACTAGAACCAGTTTTTTCTGTTACTCCCTAAATTCAGGACTCATAATGTTGTATCCTGATTTGATCTATTCCTTTTGCGAGTCTGCATGAATGCCATACCATGCTTATGATCATACCTTTTCTAAAGGTTTGAGTGTCTGTTGAGTTCAATTATTTGCACCATCTCTTGATAAAATCTGAACTTATGAACAGGTCCATTTTCTCACAGAATGGTGGACATAATTGTTCGTTAATTAACATTAGATTTGCCCATTCGATCCGGTCCGTCTAACATATTACTCAAATTGGGTTGATAGGTCTGTCTTATTGTGTTtacatgattttatattataaCTGAAAAGAACTTAAGGGAATCAATCATCATAATTTTAAATTGAAACTATTTACAATTGCGGTATAGGTTTAGGTGACATCTTTTATACTTTATTGGAATTAAATTCTATTTAGGAAAAGAAATGAAGATGAGATTATAATCTGAACTTTGTTTTGTATTCTTGAAACTATTAATGCGAGTTTTATTCAGAGTGATTTTTCGGAAAACAAATCTTCTTTTTTGTCGTTGGACGTTGATGATGCCCGCCGCCGTGTAGAGCTCCCATCGTACTTCCGGCGGCGCATCGAGGACACGCTTTGCAGTTTGCCGGAGCGGAAGGGTGGAGGTGAGGTCGTCATGGTCTTACCAGGAATCAGGCCTTCCTCTGGCCTTGAGTTCTCCCCGTCCCCCCTCTCTCCGTGGCTAATTGGGTGAGGTCGTCACTGTCTTTTGTTTTGGCATAAGGCAAACCAAAATCCATGCATGATCTCAGCTGGAGCTGTCGTCCACCTTCTGCTGGATCGACATAAGAAAATTCAACACACGGACGAGTCACACAGTCAACTCTAAACCTGCAACACGGAGTAAAAACCGTGGAGCACATCGCACACGCCCACCGGCTGAATCTATCCTCCATGGGCTGGGAACTAAGCGTCCATGGTGGTGGTGGTCTTCGAGTCCGGAAGAGCGAGAGCCAAACCAGTTCTACGCAGCTTCCTCGCGGTAATCTTATCCAACTTCATGTTAGTATCAACCGAACagaaaatatttgaaaaatatttttggttATAAGACTATTCCTCCTTACCGTAAAAGGCAAATCATAATGTAGTTGTTAAGGTTTGATCGTTCTCACTCTCACCTCCACCTAAATCATTGTCGGAACCTGACTTAGAGTTTTAGAGAGATCACATCAAGAATCTGATATGATATTGATGTTAGGTCGACTCCACGTTGGATACACAAGGACACATCCGACGGATACGCATGCCAATCATTTCAGCCAGGAGATTGGGCTGCTATCATTTTATGCAGGTCAATTATTTTAAGGATGATGGTCTCCGGCAAGATCATGGATGAGCAATTCCAGATCCAGCACAGTGCGTACGTACGTCGCCTCCATAATTGAGCGACAAGTTTAAGTTTCTTTTTTCGAGTGTCACTACATGCATAAGTTAATCTCCTTCAATAATCACGTAGGAGATCGcctggtttatatatatattcattatccGACGCAGCAAGATCCTTTCAAATCTATCTTTCCACCGAATTGCTTTCTCCCGCAACCAAACCTTTTCTTTTTATCCACCGGATTGCTGGCTGTCGGCTTCTCTTTTGCCAAGCAAACAAACAATGGACCTGTCGTTCACTTTATTGGAAATGTAACTGTGGttctatttaattaaataagatatattataaatattattaaattttaattatgattattgatcaataagTTCATGTTAAAATagaattccttaggagataacattgATGGGAGGaattctcctaataacttatcctagatccTCTGTTTTCgtttataaatagacaggacctctaaggGTTAAGTGTGGCCTCTAAGAACTAAGTGTGTATCTGAATAGCATCTCAACAATTGAGAGTTTAAGACTTTTCTTTCAATCTCCTTCTCTCCTAATCccctaatcccctaatccatcaatctaggtggtcctgtgaaaaaaataggaagagaggagaaggatcaagttctcagattgatatttcagatttgAAAATAGAGTATGATTTAttcttttcaataaaaaaaaaagggtacatatcgtaatattatataatattattagatctaatttatttgatttcaatcgcaCAAGCATAATTCATCACACCACACAGACACAGTAGAAATTTCGAAGCACACTGCAAGCAGAATCCATTCCATGGGCTGGGAACTAATTAATTAAGCGTCCATGGCGGTGGTCTCCGAGACGGGACGCCCAAGAGTCAAACCTGTTCCTTGCAGCTTCTTCGCGGTGATCCGATCCAACTTCTCAGCCATCTCTGGACTGAGATGGTTCCTCCAGTCCCCGGCTGCTCCTTTTCTGTAGTAAGATTCCGTCGTCATGATACCACCAGGGCTGATTCTGCGGTTCTGTTGCACAGCTAAATCTCTCAGGTTCCCAAAACTACAGAGGCTTACGATCTCCGCTGGCACTCCCACCCTAAGCTCCTCTTCGGTGAAGGGGCAACCCATGAACTCGGCCAACCTCGTCAACGTTCCCGTGGGATCCTCCAACATCTCCTCATACTTCAAGAACAGCACCCTCCCCGGTGTCTGTGTCTTCTCGTTCCAGTAGCCCAAGGCATGCTCCCATATCGACCCGCTTGGCATGATGTCATCGCAGAACATGTCGAACATCTTCTCGAAAGGAATTACCTCGCTCTTCCCCATATTTGTTACAATCTTGCCGTGGTAGTGCCACCGAGAGACCAACGTATCTTTGGGCTCCCGGCAAACGTATATCAATCGGCAACCACAGCTCTTGATCGACTCGGGTAGCAGGGAGAAAGGCAGGTGGGTGCTGATAAGGCGAGGATCGCTCGCGGCGTCGATCTCGGAGAGACTCTCGAGGCTGCCGGCGATTTCGTCGAGGAGTGGCACGCACTCATGGGGGTTGAGGTGGTGAAGAGGATGGCAACCGAAGGAGTGACGGGTTCGGGTCATGGTGGAGAAGGCCAAGGCTTTGAGCCAGGTGGTGCCGGACTTGGGGTAGCTGGCGAGGAGGATGTCGGTGGGGCGAGACTTGAAGTATCGCTGTGCGTTCATGGTGCCCACCAGGAAGTACTCCGACATCCAAACGCCTTGGTACTTTCGGAGGCGCACCGGCGACATGCCTTCCTCGAGTGGAAGGCTGGAGACGAGGTCGTGGTGGAACTCTTGGTCAGTCGGAAGGCCTTCCTGTGTGTTCTCCATCACCTGCTTCTCTCGGAGGTGCGAGGGCAATGGAGGTGTTGTGTCACCTACTCTTATAGACTTTGGATTTGGGTTCTCCTCTCCATGGTTGATTGTTTATTACACAGAGAGGGCACAAGTTTCACGTCGTTTGATTGGATTATCGAGAAATTACTTCATACTTTCGGCACACACATGATTAAATTTGATACATGATAAACAAGTAATATGTTTATCTATTTGTCGATCCGTCTTATACATGTATTGACACATGCATAATTGATCTACTTTGATTGATATAGATCGGATATCTTCGTATGGTTGTGCTCCACAAGAACTTAGTACCCATCATACAGTGAGTATCAATCATTACATTGTCTTGTGTGTCCGAGTCATGATGATATGTTATAAAATGATAGATAATTTTGATATAATATGAGGACATGTATAGGTCCTATTGATGTCACGAATATTAATACAGCGATTCCTTTTGGGATCTACCGAGTTCTCAAAGTAAAAGTAAAAATGGTACCTTCATTCAGTGTTGATAGATTAGAGATATTACTATATCTATTATTATGAGTAACATAAGAGTTCTTTCTATCTATTATtgggagattaaaaaaaaaagaactcatCGACTATTATTGGACGTGTGCTTTCTGCACCAATATGATGTCCAAATATATTTGATGTTGCTGATGATATACATAAAGAAAAGGATTCATATTACATAATCTTTCTCAAAACATATACAAAGGTAGTAGTATAATAAATACAAAAGAAATAAATTAGAGTCAATCATCATATGGCCATAATTTTCGAAAACTAATCTTAATAGCACAAACCCGAAGTCCATACCATAGGGTTTATATTAGGTCGAACTGCTCATTACAATTCTGGGATAATAATTCTAGAGAAGCCAAAAAGGGCTCACGTGCTCGGCACATTCGTCGGAGGGAGGGAAAGAGAAAACGGGATGGGCTGCAGTACCGGGTCGTACGTGGGCTACAGAGAGTGGGCTGCAGAGTCTGCGGGACACAGAGAACTCGGTCTACTAGCCTTGGGCCACCACGGCCCATTACTTGACCGAGCTGAACATGCCAAGCCATCGGTCCATTAAGAGGCACCGACTACGCGCAAGCCGGCCCACTGGATATGAGTCGAATCCGAGATGCGTGCTCGAGGTCGCGCCGGACATGATAATATTTCtgagatataaaaaaaaagttatgtagaacaaaattaaaatagatagttacccaaaataaaattataatgattatttattcatgatttttatatattttgatcTATAATATCTAAAAAcatttctaaatatttttatatattttttaataaatataaaataggtTTTATATCATCtagatataaaattttaaaatttatctaataataataattaagaaGGAGAGATCGGAGAACTTGCCTCGGAGTCTAATgagataattttgaaataaagatTTGATTTCTATTTCCTAACTTTAAAAAAGTCGATTTAGATTAaaacttttttttatcaatttatcataaaatataattaaaaaataaatattccaCTTGAGATGAATATTCactcattttttaattaattttaaaattattacgaATTTCTAATTTTGAGATAACTACACTggttgtatttatggataatattaTATAAAGAATATGTATGCACCCTTGATTACTCTTATGATTTTGTACTTTTAATTATTGTTTTGTGATTCACATATCATATgcaaaattaatttattatcataTTTGATCAGTGTATTATTATTAGGTTTATCTTTGACCTCTATTCCCTACTAAATATTTGTGCTAATCTAAAACTATTTTGACGTATCATGATATAGATTATTTGCTGATAGTATAGTGAATTTTCAAGTTAGCGGAACAACGGGAGGCGAGTATTGGAGAATATCTGAGATAAGATGGATAGTTagataattgataaatataatgAATATTTgtacaattatattatattattattattatatatataatactttttttaatgaaaattcatTTAATTTCTCGACACTCAGTTAATTCGTACTGTAACGTGACACGTCTTGGTTTCCAAAACATAGAGGAACACCAATCACTGAAGACGGAGGCAATAAGCAATGGTACCACAATGCAATGCAGTTGTTAGGTGAGACATGTCCTTGACTCCCGAAATCAAGCGACAGAAATGTTCAGAATAGATCGACTGCCCACCAGGATTCACAAGGTAACCTGTGAGTTCTAGTTCTAGGATGGTTGGAGAAGTCTGGTTTGATACAGGGGAAGCTTTTGCTTGCGTTTAAAGGAAAGGAACATGGCATTCTTCTGGTTTACAAAGCAACAAGTGCAGatgctgacatattttgatcgttgCAAAGATTCGCGAAGGTGATCAGTGACAAGAAAATTTtagcaaaatcatcatcaagaaagGTTGCGTTGATCACAAGTTCATGCACCTAACTTCGAATGCATGAATGCTTGAAACTATACGTTGTatgtgtttgttgtagtaattcgTTTTACTTTTTTTTACAACATTACGGATCAAATATCTTATTCTTTCCGAGTTTTCTTCTCTGTGTAAAGAGCTGAGTGCGTATGGCGACGCATCTCTGTCACTTACCTCGCTTGCCACCACGGAAGAGGTTGCTTCAGTGGTTGAACAACCACTCGAGAGCTACATTTAGTCATGTCCAAAAATTCAATCCTAATCTTATAAATCACCTCTCCCACGATTCATTAATTGTCAGAACCATATGTATGTGCGTGATATATATAACTTCTGAGATCCCACTTCCAGCCAGATAATAGTGCTGAAGAAGATGATGCCAAAGACGCATGAATTTCTTCTCGGGGCCTCCATTTTGGTGGCGTCGTCGTCCTTCTTTAGCTCCAGGTTGTGTGCTTCGGCGTTGACGAGCGAGGAGTTCTCCATGCAGCTCACGCGTGCGGAGCTTGTGCGATTGGCAGGATATGGAGAGGAGAGGATCTCCTCCGTGCTTGTCGCCGGCACCCTCCTCTGCGATGCATGCTTGAGGCCAGGATCCGACCCCGTCACCTTCCCTGTTCCAGGTCACAcagccttttcttcttcctttagtCTATTGGTCCTGAAACAGGGGATCAACCATTGTATAATCGAACAGTATGCAGACAAACAGTTATGCGATGTTTTAGatgcaataaatatatatatcatgaactCGAAAGAACCGAGCTAGTGTTTATGAATACACATGTTCGATCTAGTTTCCTTTTTCTACTAGTGGTGTTAGACATGATGATCTTACTTCTTTCATGATCTGCACACGAACATTCCAAATTTCTTCAGTCCATGGAAGCTACACATCCTCATTTTTAGGAGTTTCATTCGAACATTTTTGCTGGAAGATAAAGAAGTATTTTCATCTGTTGGGTGATCCTAATTAATAGGTCAACGTGGTGAGTGACAACTGAAGCAACAACACATTTTTTTGGTGTAGGAATACATTAGTGTCTGGATTTCTCCAATCTTGAGATGCAGTATATATGAATCTTCTTTTGTTCTTGAGGTTATGATCTGAATTATAGATTATTCTTGAGGTTATGATCTGAATTATAGATTATTGAATAATATAATGCTTGATGTAACAGgaaatcctttttcttttccccttCCATTTCTCCGGAATATTTGATGATGTCTTTGTTCCTTAGAGGGTACGGCGACTTGGCTCTCATGAGGTGTAATGTTTTTGTCACGGTTACCTCTTCGATGTTCATATATCCaaagaaaaatgatataaaaattgaaTTGTGGGCCAAAAACGAAAACCAGATGGTTCAAGAGTTGACTAACATCGACATTGCTGCGTGGTTGAAGGCGCCAGAATTGGGGTGGGATGCAGAACAAATGGGGAATCCACGAGGAAGACTAACTGGACATGTGGAACGACGGACGAGTTCGGAGAGTTCTTGGTCGATCTGCCCTCCCATCTCCATGCAGCTCCGTGGCTGGAGGAGAGCTGCATGGTGAGGGTGCTTCTCATGCCCAAGGAGTGCCTCTGCCGATCCAATCCCGGCATGGTTTTCCGGGATCTAAAGTTATCTTCAGGAGGAAACAGCATCCGCGTCTACTCTGCTGGAACTTTGCGTTGCAGGTCCGAAGTTGTCAGCGAACAGTGTTCGCAAGAGGGAGAAGACGAAGCGTGAATGCCTCGAAACCAGATTGGGCTCCTTGTACTGTATAAAGTACTCTTTGATTTAAGAACCATGCATGTATGTGATACGTACGTCAGCTATGTAATGTCGAGTATCACGTgacatttttctcttttttttttcattttttttcatctGATCCAACACTTTGGAAGACGATTTCGACCAAAGACCAGCTGGTGTTGGTCTATTCATCGACTTCAAGAGTAGTTGCACCTACCCTGATTTATTGGGTCGCAGAGAGATGGGTTTGATCACCATTTATGTCAAGCCTGAGTTCCTCTTATCGCAGCACATGAAGAGAACCACTAATAGTGGTTGGAAAAGCAGCTGTGCCACCCTAGAAAGCTTCATGAGAATGAATCCTTTTGCAAGCTCACCTTGAATAGGGAGATCAAAAGTTGCTGTCACAAGTCTCAAGTGTCGTGACACTGCAACCGGTTCACCAAACTACATTTATGCATTTGTCAATCCCAACACCAGCATTGCCCTTTCTTCTATATATATGTCCATCGTCCACTGTCCACAGAACTTCGTTTGGGTACCGCTTTACAGCCTAGTGTTTTACTCTAGAGAACATGGATCATGGCCTAATGTAAACCATGCTCGAGAGCTGTTCGTTCTTAAGGCAGTCTTCGTTCGGCCATGGCAATCTCTTGTGTCGCATTGATCGTGatctttcttttctattttgtGCTTAAAACCATTCTTTCTTACGATTAAAGTTCATTGCTCTTTGTATCTTTACCGATCTCATTTATATACCATTAGTCCGATTACAATATGTTATCATTCTCTAAAACCCATTAGAAATGCTTAGATTTTGTTTCTTCATGTATTCGTAGATGGATAACAGAGATTCCAATGGTGAAGTCACGTTCATTGTTACGAGATCGGAGCCAGTGAGAGTGCACCCCGTTGAGGTCGCCGGAGATGGCGAGTTCTACTTCCTGTCGAACTTAGATCAGAACGTCGCCGGGATCATGAAGACGGTGCACTTGTTCGCGGCGGCGACCGACAGGAGCACCGCCGACGTCGGCCGGGTCCTGAGAGACGCCCTAGCCAAGGTGCTGGTCCACTTTTACCCCTTCTCGGGGAGCCTCACCATCAGCCCGGAGGGGAAGCTCATCGTGAAGTGCGACGGGCGGGGTGTGCCGTTCGTGGAGGCGGCAGCGGAGTGCGGCATGGAGGTGGTGGGGGACatctccatccctgatcctgagaAGCTTGGGAAGCTCGTCTATGTTGACTCTCGAGCCAAGAACATTTTGCAGACTCCTCTCCTCACTGTGCAGGTGACGTAAATGCCTGTCTATATATGACAGCAATCTTCTTACCAGTACCAGATGAAGTTGATTAATGATATGGATCACGTTTATATGGCCATCCAGGTGACGAGATTCGAGTGCGGTGGGTTCGTCGTGGGACTGGCCATGAACCACTGCATGGCAGACGGGATATCAAGCGTCGAGTTCCTCCAGTCGTGGGCGGAGACGGCCCGCAACCGTCGCCTTTCCCGGGCCCCGTTCCTGGACCGTACTATACAACGAGCTCGTCACCCCCCAAAGATCGAGTTCCCCCACCACGAGTTCGCCGAGCTCGAGGACGAATCGAACCTAACGCAACTCTTCGAGTCCGAGCCAAACCGGTACCGGGCCTTCACCTTCGGCTCTGACGAGCTGGACCGGCTCAAGCTCATGGCCACCGTTGACGGATCCTGTACCTGCTTCGTGGCCCTCTCCGCCTTCATCTGGAGATCCTGGACACGGGCCCTTAACATGGACCCTCATCAGAACACCAAGCTTCTGTTCGCGGTCGACG
The DNA window shown above is from Musa acuminata AAA Group cultivar baxijiao chromosome BXJ2-4, Cavendish_Baxijiao_AAA, whole genome shotgun sequence and carries:
- the LOC135610003 gene encoding omega-hydroxypalmitate O-feruloyl transferase-like, which gives rise to MAISCVALIMDNRDSNGEVTFIVTRSEPVRVHPVEVAGDGEFYFLSNLDQNVAGIMKTVHLFAAATDRSTADVGRVLRDALAKVLVHFYPFSGSLTISPEGKLIVKCDGRGVPFVEAAAECGMEVVGDISIPDPEKLGKLVYVDSRAKNILQTPLLTVQVTRFECGGFVVGLAMNHCMADGISSVEFLQSWAETARNRRLSRAPFLDRTIQRARHPPKIEFPHHEFAELEDESNLTQLFESEPNRYRAFTFGSDELDRLKLMATVDGSCTCFVALSAFIWRSWTRALNMDPHQNTKLLFAVDVRRRFQPPLPVGFFGNGVVFGCCLCEAGELQDNPVSFAARLIQAAVRNTTDRFIRSAIDYFESNRARPSLTATLVITTWTKLKFMSSDFGWGEAVQSGPAELPHKVVVFLPQVNGMKSVTVVVGLPASSMKAFQEMLGL
- the LOC135608703 gene encoding flavonol sulfotransferase-like, coding for MENTQEGLPTDQEFHHDLVSSLPLEEGMSPVRLRKYQGVWMSEYFLVGTMNAQRYFKSRPTDILLASYPKSGTTWLKALAFSTMTRTRHSFGCHPLHHLNPHECVPLLDEIAGSLESLSEIDAASDPRLISTHLPFSLLPESIKSCGCRLIYVCREPKDTLVSRWHYHGKIVTNMGKSEVIPFEKMFDMFCDDIMPSGSIWEHALGYWNEKTQTPGRVLFLKYEEMLEDPTGTLTRLAEFMGCPFTEEELRVGVPAEIVSLCSFGNLRDLAVQQNRRISPGGIMTTESYYRKGAAGDWRNHLSPEMAEKLDRITAKKLQGTGLTLGRPVSETTAMDA
- the LOC135610004 gene encoding uncharacterized protein LOC135610004 yields the protein MMPKTHEFLLGASILVASSSFFSSRLCASALTSEEFSMQLTRAELVRLAGYGEERISSVLVAGTLLCDACLRPGSDPVTFPVPGARIGVGCRTNGESTRKTNWTCGTTDEFGEFLVDLPSHLHAAPWLEESCMVRVLLMPKECLCRSNPGMVFRDLKLSSGGNSIRVYSAGTLRCRSEVVSEQCSQEGEDEA
- the LOC135610002 gene encoding hexosyltransferase GAUT11-like; this translates as MPRQAPEFRRPARRRLPGWMWSLLGISFVVGVVLFFFQHRQDQHAAPVQEKGLTNEEVMHISLNLTQELLSSSSFARQLAVQMTLAKAYVVIAKEHNNLQFAWELSSQIKNCQWLLSQAAVRGKNITEEEAHPIINQLAQLIFKAQDFHYDVSTTISTLKSHALALEERANSAIVQSVQFGQLAMEAMSKSLHCLSMKLTEEWFRNPALERFSDEMRNSPRLVDNNLYHFCIFSDNVLATSVVINSTVSSADHPQQLVFHVVTDEVNYWAMTTWFLMNDFRGCTVEIRSIKEFSWLNASYSPLIRQLFQDSLKDQSGEMNFQDLRFESRLNHLRFYIPQILPLLEKVLFLDDDIVVQKDLTPLYTVELHGNVMGAVETCLEAFHRLYKYLNFSNPIINSKFDPQACGWAFGMNIIDLIAWKKVNVTAKYHYWQEQNADRMLWKAGTLSPGLLTFYGLIEPLDRRWHVLGLGYDKDIDDRLIESAAVVHYNGNMKPWLELAIGRYKHLWERYINFRHPSITGCIMH